GAAATTTATCAAGTTACAAGCAGTTTTCCGGATAATGAGAAGTTTGGATTGGTGTCTCAAATGCGTAGAGCAAGTGTTTCGATACCGTCAAATTTGGCTGAAGGGCATGGGAGGAGATATAATAAAGAAAAAGTAAGATTTATTCTTATTTCAAGAGGGTCAATTTATGAATTAGAGACTCAGTTGTATTTGAGTTATGATTTAGGCTTTATTGAAGAGGGTAGAATGAATGAAGTTTTAGAATTAAGTAA
This sequence is a window from Arcticibacterium luteifluviistationis. Protein-coding genes within it:
- a CDS encoding four helix bundle protein, with product MKSYQDLDVWKKSRKLVSEIYQVTSSFPDNEKFGLVSQMRRASVSIPSNLAEGHGRRYNKEKVRFILISRGSIYELETQLYLSYDLGFIEEGRMNEVLELSKDVKMMMGGLIKFLEKQD